A window of Paenibacillus phoenicis genomic DNA:
CGCTCCGTGCGCATGAGCCATCTGGCTTAAAGCTTGAACTGGCAAAATACATCCCAACAAGTTCGAGCTGTGGGAACATACAAGTAAACGTGTGTGGGGGCGGAAAAGATTCTCCACCTGCTGCAAATCTAATTGACCGCGTGGATCCACCTCAGCATAATCCACTTCGATACCTGCGGTCCGCTTCAAGAACTCAAGTGGACGCCTTACCGAATTATGTTCAACGGTTGTCGCCACCACATGATCCCCTGGTTTTAGCCATCCCTTGATGGCTAAATTTAAAGCTGAAGTTGTGCTGGAGGTCAACACAATATCATTGGGATTGGAGACCCCAAATAGCTGGGCAAGCTTGACGCGCGTGTTGTACAGCACCCTCCCCGCTTGGAGCGCCATCCCATGATTTCCACGTCCTGCATTGGCAGCTGGTCCGTTTAGTATTTCCAACATCGCTTCTCCTACCCTAGGAGGTTTTGGCCAAGATGTAGCCGCATGATCCAGATAGATAACGGATTTCTTCTCGTGCAACACGTTCCCCTCCTTAGGATCAGGTATAAGTTTGATTTGGATTTCAGTTCTATGATCCGTTCCAGTTCAATCGGATGCCAGACCAAGAAATGACATACCCTCCTTCTGAAGCCCCCCACTTTTAGGAGCTGTCCAAAAGTTGGATATGTCATTTCATTTATCCCGAAGTCAACATATCAAGCAGCCGTTGCAAATCCTGCTGGCTGTAATAGTTAATTTCGATTTTACCCTTGTCTTTATTTGCTTTAATTTTGACTGTCGTCTTATATCGTTCACGCAGACTCTCTTCTACTTCTTCGATATAGGGGTCGCGTTTCTTCCCAGCCGGTTTTGGTTTTTCCTGCTTTTTGCGATCCAGTTGTTGCACCGCATTTTCCAGATCACGAACGCTCCATTCATGATCGATACATTGCTGGGCCAACTGCTTAATCGTATCTGGATCCTTCAACCCAACCAAAGCTCGGGCATGTCCCATCGATAATGTTCCACGTGAAACACATTCCTTCACTTCATCCGGCAAGGAAAGCAACCGCAAAAAATTCGCGATATGAGAACGAGACTTCCCTACCTTCAACGAAAGCTCTTCCTGTGTTAGCTGGAATTGATCCATCAACCCTTGGTACGCAACCGCTACTTCCATCGCGTTTAGATTTTCCCGCTGCAGGTTCTCGATGAGTGCAATTTCCATGACCTGTTGATCTGAAAAACTCCGAACAACGGCCGGGATGGTTGCATTACCGCAGTATTGCGATGCACGGAACCGGCGCTCCCCTGCGATAATTTCATAACCTTTGAGTACGCTGCGTACAATAATCGGTTGAATAACCCCATGTTGCCGAATCGATTCGGCCAACTCCCGTATAGCCTCCTCATCAAAGGTCTTGCGTGGTTGATACGGGTTGGCACGAAGTTGGTTAAGTGGGATCTCTATAACCTTATCATCATCCTGAATAGACAGTGCCGGGATCAGAGCATCCAATCCTTTGCCCAATCGTTTACTCATAAGATACCACTTCCTTTGCCAACTCAAGATATACTTCCGCACCCTTCGAACGAGGGTCATACGTAATAATGGATTGACCATGGGACGGCGCTTCACTTAAACGCACATTACGTGGAATCACTGTTTTATATACCTTCTGCTGGAAGTACTTCTTAACCTCTTCAATGACTTGAATCCCCAGGTTTGTCCGAGCATCAAACATCGTTAATAAGACCCCTTCGATTTGCAGCGAAGTATTTAAATGCTTTTGAACCAATCTCACCGTATTTAATAACTGGCTAAGACCTTCCAAAGCGTAATATTCGCACTGAATAGGAATGAGTACGGAATCAGCGGCGGTCAAGGAGTTGATGGTTAGAATTCCAAGCGAAGGCGGGCAATCAATCAAAATATAATCGTATAAGTTCCGAATAGGCTGTAACGATTTCTTAAGTCTCACTTCACGCGAAATGGTTGGAACCAATTCGATTTCAGCCCCAGCCAGTTGAATTGTAGCCGGGATGATATGCAAATTTTCAATCTCCGTATGTTCAATTGCTTCCTTTGGATGAACCTCATTAATCAGTACATCATAAATGCAATTCGCAACATCCGCTTTATTAATGCCAACACCACTTGTCGTATTCCCTTGGGGGTCAATATCGATCAGCAGCACTTTCTTTCCGATGGCAGCTAGTCCCGCTCCCAAATTGACAGAAGTCGTCGTCTTCCCGACGCCCCCTTTTTGGTTCGCTATGGCGATGATTTTAGACAATCCAGTTCACCTCAATATAATAGAAGAATCTCTTTGTAGTACTCATGTACGCATTCTAGGCTGCAGCTACAAAAAGACCTATAGCAATGCGTGGTGAATACACCTGCCGGTCGATATCGATAGATGAGTAGCTATGAACCGATGTATCCATCCCATGTACATTAGGAAAATAATTATCCACATGTGCATAGAAAGTTCAGCAATCACATGTTCACAACCAATCAAGAAAGACCGAAAAAGAAGCTGACCAGAACCTCGCGGTTAGGGTCAGCGAGAGAAGTTTATGAACGTTTCGGGATCTGAATCACAATTTCATAATGATCCTCATGATCCTTTTCTTCCGTTTTAATTTGCAAACCAGAACCCGTAACCATATCAATCGACTGGCGAATCGTATTTAGAGCCAATCGAACATCCTTGGTAAAGGAGATTCGTCTCGAAGGAGACTTTTTGTTTTTGGCTACTTCCTTATAAAAGGCAATTCGGGCTTCCGTTTGTTTTACATTCAGCTCTTTGCTGATAATTTCACCCAACACCTTCAGTCGCAGCTCTTCCGAGTCCAAGGACAGCAAAGCACGCGCATGACGCTCTGTAATTTTCCGTTCCATCAGCGCATTTTTTACTTCATCCGGAAGTTGAAGCAGCCTGATCTTATTGGCGATCGTGGATTGGCTCTTCCCAAGACGTTGAGCCAAGCTCTCTTGTGTCAACTGATGCAAATCAATCAAATTTTGGTAAGCCATCGCCTCCTCAATCGAAGTCAGCCCTTCCCGTTGGAGATTTTCGATCAAAGCGATAGAAGCGGCTTGCGAATCATTGAAATCGCGCAAGATCGCAGGAATGGACTCCAAGCCCAGCTTTTTGACGGCACGCCAGCGACGCTCTCCGGCAATGATCTCATACTTCTCATTCCGGTACCGTACGACAATCGGTTGAATCACGCCATGAGTACGAATCGTTTGGCAGAGTTCATCGATTTTCTCGTCGTCAAAGATCGTCCGCGGCTGATAAGGACTGCCGACAATTTCCCCCACCGGAATTTGTCTCACTTCATCTCCGCTATTTCGTTCGGTTAGCCCAAACAATTTAGAAAATTGTTCTTTCATTCCGTCGATTACCACCTAATTTCAAAGTGACATAAGGCCAAGCCTTACGGATCATCCCCGTGGGATGACATTGCTCTAAACGAAATGCACGTTCGTTAAGGGTTTGTCCACCAAGATAACCGTGGCCTCGGAACGTCCATCCAACCCTCAACCAACCCGATATATCTATTCTACCACTTTTTCCTCTATAATCCTATTCTCTAATTTAGAGAAGTTATAGAAAAGAAGTAAGATTTGCCTGCAAACGGACAAAAAGCCCCCTTAGCGATGTTTCACGTGGAACATTTTGCTAAGGGGGAAATTACTATGGTTGTTTAAACCAACGGCATTTTCGCTGGAATTCCCGCTTTTCGCGGATATTTTTGGGGCGTAGGGGCTGTTTTTTGAATCAGCACCAAATGGCGTTCGGAGTTTTCCAACGGGAGAGAAAATGCCGGTGTGCTGACCCATTTCCCTTTCAGCTCGGATAAACTACGGGCCGCTTCCTTCACTTCATCCTCCGGATTACTCCCCTTCATGGCTACAAATAATCCACCTGGCTTCACAAACGGTAAACAAAACTCGTTAAGTATCGCCATTCGGGCAACAGCCCGGGCTGTAACCAAATCGAAAGCGTCACGAAGATCTTCCTGGCGTCCCAAATCCTCTGCACGTCCATGAAGCAGA
This region includes:
- a CDS encoding ParB/RepB/Spo0J family partition protein, with amino-acid sequence MSKRLGKGLDALIPALSIQDDDKVIEIPLNQLRANPYQPRKTFDEEAIRELAESIRQHGVIQPIIVRSVLKGYEIIAGERRFRASQYCGNATIPAVVRSFSDQQVMEIALIENLQRENLNAMEVAVAYQGLMDQFQLTQEELSLKVGKSRSHIANFLRLLSLPDEVKECVSRGTLSMGHARALVGLKDPDTIKQLAQQCIDHEWSVRDLENAVQQLDRKKQEKPKPAGKKRDPYIEEVEESLRERYKTTVKIKANKDKGKIEINYYSQQDLQRLLDMLTSG
- a CDS encoding ParA family protein, which produces MSKIIAIANQKGGVGKTTTSVNLGAGLAAIGKKVLLIDIDPQGNTTSGVGINKADVANCIYDVLINEVHPKEAIEHTEIENLHIIPATIQLAGAEIELVPTISREVRLKKSLQPIRNLYDYILIDCPPSLGILTINSLTAADSVLIPIQCEYYALEGLSQLLNTVRLVQKHLNTSLQIEGVLLTMFDARTNLGIQVIEEVKKYFQQKVYKTVIPRNVRLSEAPSHGQSIITYDPRSKGAEVYLELAKEVVSYE
- the noc gene encoding nucleoid occlusion protein encodes the protein MKEQFSKLFGLTERNSGDEVRQIPVGEIVGSPYQPRTIFDDEKIDELCQTIRTHGVIQPIVVRYRNEKYEIIAGERRWRAVKKLGLESIPAILRDFNDSQAASIALIENLQREGLTSIEEAMAYQNLIDLHQLTQESLAQRLGKSQSTIANKIRLLQLPDEVKNALMERKITERHARALLSLDSEELRLKVLGEIISKELNVKQTEARIAFYKEVAKNKKSPSRRISFTKDVRLALNTIRQSIDMVTGSGLQIKTEEKDHEDHYEIVIQIPKRS